The nucleotide sequence CGGGGCGCTATTAGACGGATTTGACCTTTGCCTGTCAAGCGCGAGTTGGAAAAATATTTAGCGATAACGGGCGCTTACGTTTGTCGGCTTATTCGCTGGGCGGAACATAGCCATCGGCTTGGGCGTATTCCTCGCCGGAGAGGAACTTGTCCATTTCGCCCTGGAGGAATTTGCGGTCCTCGGCATTCATCATGTTCAGGCGGCGTTCGTTGATCAGCAGGGTCTGGTGTTTCTGCCATTCGTCCCAGGCTTGCTTGGAGACATTGTTGAAGATGTCTTCACCCTTTGCGCCCGGATAGGGCGGGCGGTCGAGGGCGGGCAATTGTTGTTTGTGCTTGCGGCACATCACGGTGCGGGTCATGGCGATCTCCTGCGATTATGGCGCGCTTGAGCGGATTCGCGGCTCAAGCGGTGTCGGTGTGCAATTCGGTTTCCGCGCGTTTCAGCAGCTTCTTCACCGGAGCGGCGAGGCCCAGGCGCGGCGGGGAGGCGAGGTTATACCAGAGCCAGTCGGCCTCGGCCACGCCGCTGCCGTGCGCGTCGACCTCGATCAACCAGGGCTCGATGGCCAGCTGGAAGTGGCTGAACGTGTGGGTCAGACCGGGTAGCTGGCGGCGCTGGCCAAGGGTCAGACCGTGGCGGGCGGCGAGATCGTCCAGCTCGTCGCTGGCGAGCAGTTCCGGCAGGCTCCACAGCCCACCCCAGAGGCCGCTGGGCGGGCGGCGATAGAGCAGGATGGCGCCATCGCGGTTGGCCAGTAGCGGCATCAGCGCGCGTTTCTGCGGCAGCGCCTTGCGCGGTTTGGCGACCGGATAAGCGGTTTCCCGGCCGAGGAAGTGCGCGCGGCAGCCCGTCTGCAATGGACACAGCAGGCAGCTCGGTTTGCTGCGGGTGCAGAGTGTGGCGCCCAGATCCATCATCGCCTGGGTGTAGTGGTTGACCCGCGCGTGCGGGGTGAAGCGCTCGGCGACTTCCCACAGTTGCTTGGCCACCTTGGGTTCGCCGGGGTAGCCGTCCTGCGCGCTGTAGCGGGCCAGCACGCGCTTGACGTTGCCATCCAGAATCGGCGCGCGCAGGCCCATGCTCAGGCTGGCGATGGCTCCGGCGGTGGAGCGACCGATTCCGGGCAGCTCGGCCAGCGCATCGACGTTGTGGGGGAATTCGCCGGCGTGCTCGGCGACCACGATCTGCGCGGTCTTGTGCAGATTGCGGGCGCGGCTGTAGTAGCCGAGGCCGGTCCATAGGTGCAGCACTTCATCTTCCGGCGCGGCAGCCAGGGCGGCGACGCTCGGCAGGGCGTCCATGAAACGATCGAAGTAGCCGAGCACGGTACTGACCTGAGTCTGCTGCAGCATGATCTCCGAGACCCACACCCGGTACGGGTTGATGCCCAGTTGCCAGGGCAGATCCTTGCGTCCGTGGCAGTCATACCAATCGAGCACGGCGCTGGAGAAATGCTCGGGGCTCATCGCTTGAACAGGCCCTTGAGGGCGTCTTTGAGTTCCGGACTGACCTTGTCGCCAAGCTTCTCTTCGAGCTTTTCATTGAGTTTGTCGCCGGCCAGTTTGGCGGCCACCTTGCCCATCCCGTCGCGGTCCAGGCGGCAGGCTTTGGCGCCCAGTTCCAGCGGGCCGCGGCAGCGCAGCGGCCATTCGAGGCCGACGTAGCGCTGGTTGACCTGGCAGGCCGGGTCGGGCATCTCGCTCTTGTCGCCTTCGATGACGACGCCGACCCGGTAGTCCATGCCGAGGACGCGCAGGTCGAGGTCGCCGTTGCCCTTGAGGCTCAGGCCGGGGATGCGCGCGCGCAGATCGGGGTTGCTGGCTACGCCGTTGTGGAAGTTGAGATTGCCCTTGAGTTCCTGGAACGGTGTGTCCCGACCGCGCGGCGCGCTGGACAGGGTTTTCCGATTGAGCGTGGCGATGCCCTGGCATAGCTGCTGCTCGAGGTTGGCGTTGACCAGCACGCCGTCGCTGAGGGTGAAGCTGGCGGTGCCATTCAGGCTATCGATCCAGGCCTTTTGGCTGTTGCCGCTGGCGGTGATATCGGTGACCAGATCCAGGCGGCCGGTGAGCGGGCTTTTCTGCCCCTGGCTCTCGACGAGTTTTTCCACCGGTACCTGGCTGATGCGTTTCTTGGCGGTCAGCAGTGGTGTTGGCTGGCGCACATCGAGGCTGGCCTGGGCGTTGAAGTTGCCGTTGTAGAGCTCGCCGCGCAGGTCTTGCAGGGTCAGCAGACCGTCCTTGCTGGTCAGTTTGAGGCTGGCGTTGTCGATCGGCAGCTTGTCGAGGGTCAGTTGGCCGAGCGCCATATCCAGCTCCACGTCCAGCGTGCGCAGGCGCTCCACCGGCACTATCGGGGCTCCGCTCCAGGCCTGCTGGGTCGGCGCTTTGGGCAGCTCGTCGCTGCCGCTGCTGGTGGCTTCGGCAATCGTGCCTTTGACTTCGCTCCGGCGGCTGGCAGTGGCGGCGTCGGCACCCTCCGCGACTCGAGCCGGCAGGTAGCGATCGAGATCCAGACGATCGCCCTTGAGCTGAACGCGCAGCGCGCGCTTGGCGAGGTCGGCGACGGCGATGCGGCCGCTGAAGCTGCTGTCATCGAATTTCAGGTTGAGTTCTTCGAGCGCCACGCTGGTCGGGCTGCCGCCCAGGCGCGTGACCAATTCGACTTTGCTCAGCGTCGTTGGGTCGGCCATGGCCGGCAGCGACTGGCCGATGCCGTCGAGAAATTCGCGCAGGTTGAACTGGGCGATGGACAGGCCGCCGGTGAGTTTCGGGGTTTTGTTCAGCTCGCGCACATTCAGTTCGCCGAGCGCGCGCAGTTGGTTGACCGACAGTTTCAGGCCGCTCCACTCGGCAATCTGTGCCGCCTGGTCGAGGAGCAACTGGCCTTGGACGGAGAAGGTCGCGGTCTTGCCCTGCAAGGGTTCGCCCGAGGCCTCGCCGGACAGTTTCATGTCTTCCAGCTGATAGCGCTTGAGCGCGCGATCGAAACGCAGTGCGCCCTGCAGCTCGGTTTTGGCGCGCATCAGCGGCTGATTGGTGCCCAGGAAGGCGGTCAGCTTGATCGGAATATCGGCCCCTTCATGAATCGCGCCGGTGGTCAGTTGAATGCTTTCGGCACTGAATTGCTTGCCACTCTTGGCGTCGTGGTAATCGATGCGCGCGTTGTTGACGATCAGGCTGTCGATATCCAGTTTCATCGGTTGCGCAGATTTTTCCTCGTCCGTCTCGCTGCTAGCGGGCGTGGCTGGCGCCGACTCGGCTGCATCGGCTGGGGCGCTGGCGGGTTTGGCCGGGCGGCCGATGTCCTGCCAGTTGCCGTGGCCTTGTTCGTCGCGGCTCAGGGTCAGGTTCAGGCCCTCGACGCGGATATCGCTCATCTGCACTTCCTTGCGCAGCAGCGGCAGGACGCGCACCGACAAGCCCAGCAGGTTGAGGTCGGCGAACGGCTTATCCGGCGTGGCGGCGCTGGCCAGGCTGGCCTGATGCAGCTCCAGGCCGAGCCAGGGGAACAGGCTCCAGCCGATATCGCCATTGAGGGTCAGTTCCAGGTTGGCCTTTTCCCGCGCCAGCTGGCGGATTTCGTCCTTGTAGTCGTTCGGGTCGAACAGGTGGGTGAGGGCGAAGCCCAGCGCCACCACGATCAGCAGCAGTCCGAGAAAGACCAGGCCGAGAATTTTGCCGAGCGATTTCATCGACGAGTCCTTGTGGGCAAATAACAGGGGATGGCGAAGTATACAGAGTGGTGCAAATTCGCTGCCGCGCCAGGCATGTAGCGGCTTGGACGGAGCAGAGCCGCGGCTGGTTCCCGAGTCGGGTGTTACAGCGGCTCGAGCGGCAGATGACAGCGCGCCGCCAGCGCTTGGCACTCCAGATGCTCGACGGGCGCCGCCAGATGCAGCGGTCGACCGGCTTCGCGGGCGATGCGCTGGGCTTCATCGAGCAGCCGGCGGCCGACCCCGCGTTTGCGGGTCAGGGTGCGCACGCACAGGTGCGACAGCCGCCAATGCACGCTGCCGCTTTCCAGCAGGGCGGCGCCGAGCAGGCGATCGTTGAAGCGTCCGCTCAGCAACGTGCCGGCGGCCAGTCCCGCGGCGATCAACGCCTGCGCATCGGTATACGGGGCGAGCAGCCAAGCCGGCGCGTCGGCATAAATCTTCGCCAGATCGAGGCGATCCTGCTCCGAGGGCTGGCTGATGCGTTCGACGATCACGGGCATGGCAGGGCTCCGGCGGGCGCTAAAGGGGTGGGGCCGACGAGTGTAAACCGCGTGCGACCGCCGTCGGTAGCCGCGTGCGGCCGCGACCGCCTATAATGCCCGCCTTTTCCGTGAGCACTTGTGGAGCTGGTGATGGCCGAACGTACGGCGTCCGTCGAACGCAACACCCTGGAAACCCAGATCAAGGTTTCGATCAATCTGGATGGCACTGGCAAGGCGCGCTTTGATATCGGCGTGCCGTTTCTCGAGCACATGCTCGACCAGATCGCCCGTCATGGCCTGATCGACCTCGACATCGAGTGCAAGGGCGATCTGCATATCGACGACCACCACACTGTCGAAGATGTCGGTATCACCCTCGGCCAGGCCTTCACCAAGGCCATCGGCGACAAGAAGGGCATGACCCGTTACGGCCACTCCTATGTGCCGCTCGACGAGGCGCTGTCGCGCGTGGTGATCGATTTCTCCGGTCGCCCGGGCCTGCAGATGCATGTGCCGTTCACCCGTGCGGTGGTTGGCGGCTTCGACGTCGACCTGTTCCAGGAATTCTTCCAGGGTTTCGTCAACCACGCCTTGGTCAGCCTGCACATCGACAACCTGCGTGGGCACAACACCCACCACCAGATCGAGACGGTATTCAAGGCCTTCGGCCGCGCACTGCGCATGGCTGTCGAGCTGGACCCGCGCATGGCCGGGCAGATGCCGTCGACCAAGGGCTGCCTCTGATGCAGACGGTGGCCGTCATCGACTATGGCATGGGTAATCTGCACTCGGTGGCCAAGGCGTTGGAACACGTCGGCGCCGGCCGGGTGCAGATCACCAGCGATGCCGATGTGATTCGCGAGGCCGACCGCGTGGTGTTTCCCGGGGTCGGCGCGATCCGCGACTGCATGGCCGAGATTCGTCGTCTGGGCTTCGACAGCCTGGTCCGCGAGGTCAGCCAGGACCGTCCGTTCCTCGGCATCTGCGTCGGCATGCAGGCATTGCTTGAGCGCAGCGAAGAGAACGACGGGGTCGACTGTATCGGTCTGTTCCCGGGTCAGGTGCGCTTCTTCGGCAAGGGCATGGTCGAAGATGGCGAAGCGCTGAAGGTCCCGCACATGGGCTGGAACGAAGTCGCGCAGAGCCTCGATCACCCGCTCTGGCACAATATTCCGGACCTGGCGCGCTTCTACTTCGTGCACAGCTATTACATCGAAGCCGGTAATCCACAGCAGGTCGCCGGCCGTGGCCACTACGGCAAGGATTTCGCCGCCGCACTGGCCGAGGGTTCGCGCTTCGCCGTGCAGTTCCACCCGGAAAAGAGCCATACCCACGGCCTGCAATTGCTGCAGAACTTCGCCGCCTGGGATGGTCGCTGGTGAGCCGCGCCAAGAAGCCGCCGATCCTGGCGCTGGACGCCGCCCAGGAGCGGGACGCGCTGAACACTCTCAAACGCTTCCTCGAGGAGCGCTTCGAGCTACAGCTGGGCTCCTTCGAGGTGCAGGAAGTGCTCGACCTGTTCACCCGCGAACTGGCACCGCATTTTTATAACAAGGCGATTGCCGATGTGCAGGCGCACCTGACCGACAGGTTCCAGAGCATCGAAAGCGACTTGTGGGCGCTCGAGAAGAGTTGACCCGTCCTAACCGAACTCAAGACTCAAGCAGGTTTCCGCGATGCTGATTATCCCCGCTATCGATCTCAAGGACGGCGCCTGCGTGCGTCTGCGCCAGGGCCGCATGGACGATTCCACGGTGTTCTCCGATGACCCGGTGAGCATGGCCGCCAAGTGGGTGGACGGCGGTTGCCGGCGCCTGCACCTGGTCGACCTGAACGGCGCCTTCGAGGGTCAGCCGGTCAACGGTGAAGTGGTCACCGCCATCGCCAAGCGCTACCCGCAGCTGCCGATCCAGATCGGCGGCGGCATCCGCTCGCTGGAAACCATCGAGCACTACGTCAAGGCCGGGGTCAGCTACGTGATCATCGGCACCAAGGCGGTCAAACAGCCGGAGTTCGTGGCCGAGGCGTGCAAGGCCTTCCCCGGCAAGGTGATTGTCGGTCTGGATGCCAAAGACGGTTTCGTCGCCACCGACGGCTGGGCGGAAATCAGCACGGTGCAGGTCATCGACCTGGCCAAGCGTTTCGAGGCTGACGGCGTTTCCGCGATCGTCTACACCGACATCGCCAAGGACGGCATGATGCAGGGCTGCAACGTGCCTTTCACCGCCGCGCTGGCCAATGCCACGAAGATCCCGGTGATCGCCTCCGGCGGCATCCACAATCTTGGCGACATCCAGGCCCTGCTGGACGCCAAGGCCCCGGGCATCATCGGCGCGATCACCGGCCGAGCGATCTATGAAGGCACCCTGGATGTGGCCGAAGCGCAGGCGCTGTGCGATAGCTTCGCGAAGTAACCGGTAGGGCGTACTCGCCGCAGGCAGTACGCCGTCGCCCATCGGCGGACTGTCGCTGCGCGCCGAGTCCGTCCTACGAGAGCACTGAATATGGCACTGGCAAAACGCATCATCCCCTGCCTCGACGTCGATAACGGTCGCGTGGTCAAGGGCGTCCAATTCGAGAACATCCGCGATGCCGGCGATCCGGTGGAAATCGCCCGTCGCTACGATGAGCAGGGTGCCGACGAGATCACCTTCCTCGACATCACCGCCAGCGTCGACGGCCGCGACACCACGTTGCACACCGTCGAGCGCATGGCCAGTCAGGTGTTCATTCCGCTCACCGTGGGTGGCGGCGTGCGCACCGTGCAGGACATTCGCAACCTGCTGAACGCCGGCGCCGACAAGGTGTCGATCAACACCGCGGCGGTGTTCACCCCGGAGTTTGTCGGTGAAGCGGCCGATCGGTTCGGCTCGCAGTGCATCGTCGTCGCCATCGACGCGAAGATGGTTTCCAAGCCCGGCGAGACGCCGCGCTGGGAAATTTTCACTCACGGCGGACGCAAGCCTACCGGGCTGGATGCGGTGCTCTGGGCGAAGAAGATGGAAGATCTTGGCGCTGGCGAAATCCTCCTGACCAGCATGGATCAGGACGGCGTGAAGCGCGGCTACGACCTCGGTGTCACCCGCGCGATTAGCGAAGCCGTGGGCATTCCGGTGATCGCTTCCGGCGGTGTCGGCAACCTCGAACACCTGGCCGCCGGCATCCTCGAAGGCAAGGCCGCCGCAGTGCTGGCGGCGAGCATCTTTCACTTCGGCGAGTACACCGTGCCGGAGGCCAAGGCCTATCTGGCCAGTCGCGGGATCGTGGTGCGTTAAGAGCCTGCTCGATCTGCTCCCCTCTCCCATTTATGGGAGAGGGGCTGGGGGAGAGGGGGAGTCGGCAGTTTGGTGTTATCGGCCGGCACCGCCCCTCTCCCTAACCCTCTCCCCAGCGGGGCGAGGGGATGAAAATCGGAGTTCGGCACCTCAAGCGCGGGAATCCCAACCTAGCCATAAAAAAACCGGACATCTGTCCGGTTTTTTATGGCCGTTTGGCGATCAGTTGCCGCGCGTGACGTTCAGCCCCTTGAGCAGGTTGAGCGCTTGGCCGAGTTGGTAGTCATCGTCCTGCGGGCGCGGGGTTGTCGCGGCCTTCTTGCCGGTCGGCTTGTCTGCGCCGCCGTTGCCATTGCCCAGGTGGCCGGCCAGATCGGCTTCCTTGTAGATCTCGCCGTCCTGCTCGCGGGTGATCTTGGCGCGGGTGACTTCGACATCCGGGTTGATGCCTTGCGCCTGGATCGAGCGGCCGTTGGGGGTGAAGTACAGTGCCGTGGTGATCTTCAGCGCGCGCTCGTTGCTCAGCGGCAGCACGGTTTGCACCGAGCCTTTACCGAAGCTGTCGGTGCCCATGAGGATCGCGCGTTTGTGGTCCTGCAGGGCGCCGGCGACGATCTCCGAAGCCGAGGCGCTGCCGCCGTTGATCAATACCACCAGCGGCACACCTTCGCTGGCGTCGGCTGGATCGGCGGAGAAGCGCAGCTCGGAGTTGGCGATGCGGCCTTTGGTGTAGACAATTAGACCCTTCTTGAGGAAGTGGTCGGCGACTTCCACCGCGGCCTGCAGCACGCCGCCGGGGTTGTTGCGCAGGTCGAGGACCAGGCCCTGCAGGCGCTTGCCGCCATTGTCCTTCTTCAGCTTGGCCAGCGCCTTGCCGACTTCCTCGCCGGTGGCGACCTGGAACTGGGTGATG is from Pseudomonas sp. LS44 and encodes:
- a CDS encoding PanM family protein, with translation MPVIVERISQPSEQDRLDLAKIYADAPAWLLAPYTDAQALIAAGLAAGTLLSGRFNDRLLGAALLESGSVHWRLSHLCVRTLTRKRGVGRRLLDEAQRIAREAGRPLHLAAPVEHLECQALAARCHLPLEPL
- the hisB gene encoding imidazoleglycerol-phosphate dehydratase HisB — translated: MAERTASVERNTLETQIKVSINLDGTGKARFDIGVPFLEHMLDQIARHGLIDLDIECKGDLHIDDHHTVEDVGITLGQAFTKAIGDKKGMTRYGHSYVPLDEALSRVVIDFSGRPGLQMHVPFTRAVVGGFDVDLFQEFFQGFVNHALVSLHIDNLRGHNTHHQIETVFKAFGRALRMAVELDPRMAGQMPSTKGCL
- the hisA gene encoding 1-(5-phosphoribosyl)-5-[(5-phosphoribosylamino)methylideneamino]imidazole-4-carboxamide isomerase; this translates as MLIIPAIDLKDGACVRLRQGRMDDSTVFSDDPVSMAAKWVDGGCRRLHLVDLNGAFEGQPVNGEVVTAIAKRYPQLPIQIGGGIRSLETIEHYVKAGVSYVIIGTKAVKQPEFVAEACKAFPGKVIVGLDAKDGFVATDGWAEISTVQVIDLAKRFEADGVSAIVYTDIAKDGMMQGCNVPFTAALANATKIPVIASGGIHNLGDIQALLDAKAPGIIGAITGRAIYEGTLDVAEAQALCDSFAK
- a CDS encoding DUF2164 domain-containing protein translates to MSRAKKPPILALDAAQERDALNTLKRFLEERFELQLGSFEVQEVLDLFTRELAPHFYNKAIADVQAHLTDRFQSIESDLWALEKS
- a CDS encoding AsmA family protein, with the protein product MKSLGKILGLVFLGLLLIVVALGFALTHLFDPNDYKDEIRQLAREKANLELTLNGDIGWSLFPWLGLELHQASLASAATPDKPFADLNLLGLSVRVLPLLRKEVQMSDIRVEGLNLTLSRDEQGHGNWQDIGRPAKPASAPADAAESAPATPASSETDEEKSAQPMKLDIDSLIVNNARIDYHDAKSGKQFSAESIQLTTGAIHEGADIPIKLTAFLGTNQPLMRAKTELQGALRFDRALKRYQLEDMKLSGEASGEPLQGKTATFSVQGQLLLDQAAQIAEWSGLKLSVNQLRALGELNVRELNKTPKLTGGLSIAQFNLREFLDGIGQSLPAMADPTTLSKVELVTRLGGSPTSVALEELNLKFDDSSFSGRIAVADLAKRALRVQLKGDRLDLDRYLPARVAEGADAATASRRSEVKGTIAEATSSGSDELPKAPTQQAWSGAPIVPVERLRTLDVELDMALGQLTLDKLPIDNASLKLTSKDGLLTLQDLRGELYNGNFNAQASLDVRQPTPLLTAKKRISQVPVEKLVESQGQKSPLTGRLDLVTDITASGNSQKAWIDSLNGTASFTLSDGVLVNANLEQQLCQGIATLNRKTLSSAPRGRDTPFQELKGNLNFHNGVASNPDLRARIPGLSLKGNGDLDLRVLGMDYRVGVVIEGDKSEMPDPACQVNQRYVGLEWPLRCRGPLELGAKACRLDRDGMGKVAAKLAGDKLNEKLEEKLGDKVSPELKDALKGLFKR
- the hisH gene encoding imidazole glycerol phosphate synthase subunit HisH, producing MQTVAVIDYGMGNLHSVAKALEHVGAGRVQITSDADVIREADRVVFPGVGAIRDCMAEIRRLGFDSLVREVSQDRPFLGICVGMQALLERSEENDGVDCIGLFPGQVRFFGKGMVEDGEALKVPHMGWNEVAQSLDHPLWHNIPDLARFYFVHSYYIEAGNPQQVAGRGHYGKDFAAALAEGSRFAVQFHPEKSHTHGLQLLQNFAAWDGRW
- a CDS encoding oxidative damage protection protein, giving the protein MTRTVMCRKHKQQLPALDRPPYPGAKGEDIFNNVSKQAWDEWQKHQTLLINERRLNMMNAEDRKFLQGEMDKFLSGEEYAQADGYVPPSE
- the hisF gene encoding imidazole glycerol phosphate synthase subunit HisF, which encodes MALAKRIIPCLDVDNGRVVKGVQFENIRDAGDPVEIARRYDEQGADEITFLDITASVDGRDTTLHTVERMASQVFIPLTVGGGVRTVQDIRNLLNAGADKVSINTAAVFTPEFVGEAADRFGSQCIVVAIDAKMVSKPGETPRWEIFTHGGRKPTGLDAVLWAKKMEDLGAGEILLTSMDQDGVKRGYDLGVTRAISEAVGIPVIASGGVGNLEHLAAGILEGKAAAVLAASIFHFGEYTVPEAKAYLASRGIVVR
- the mutY gene encoding A/G-specific adenine glycosylase; amino-acid sequence: MSPEHFSSAVLDWYDCHGRKDLPWQLGINPYRVWVSEIMLQQTQVSTVLGYFDRFMDALPSVAALAAAPEDEVLHLWTGLGYYSRARNLHKTAQIVVAEHAGEFPHNVDALAELPGIGRSTAGAIASLSMGLRAPILDGNVKRVLARYSAQDGYPGEPKVAKQLWEVAERFTPHARVNHYTQAMMDLGATLCTRSKPSCLLCPLQTGCRAHFLGRETAYPVAKPRKALPQKRALMPLLANRDGAILLYRRPPSGLWGGLWSLPELLASDELDDLAARHGLTLGQRRQLPGLTHTFSHFQLAIEPWLIEVDAHGSGVAEADWLWYNLASPPRLGLAAPVKKLLKRAETELHTDTA
- a CDS encoding S41 family peptidase; the protein is MPHSSRLTSLAMAFAFMLGAPLLQAAQPATPVASPVAKDQAPLPLDELRTFAEVLDRIKAAYVEPVDDKTLLENAIKGMLSNLDPHSAYLGPEDFQELQESTSGEFGGLGIEVGIEDGFVKVVSPIDDTPASKAGIQPGDLIIKIDGQPTKGLSMMEAVDKMRGKPGQKIELTLVREGGQPFDLELTRAVIKVKSVKSQLLENGYGYLRITQFQVATGEEVGKALAKLKKDNGGKRLQGLVLDLRNNPGGVLQAAVEVADHFLKKGLIVYTKGRIANSELRFSADPADASEGVPLVVLINGGSASASEIVAGALQDHKRAILMGTDSFGKGSVQTVLPLSNERALKITTALYFTPNGRSIQAQGINPDVEVTRAKITREQDGEIYKEADLAGHLGNGNGGADKPTGKKAATTPRPQDDDYQLGQALNLLKGLNVTRGN